Proteins encoded together in one Citromicrobium bathyomarinum window:
- the metC gene encoding cystathionine beta-lyase translates to MGRRPRHTQGNRRSPLSKIDKPTGASTAAVLAGRREEWTGPVVNPPIWRGSTHLYESEADRIAALAHNEDGHFHYGRRGAPTQWSLAEALTQLEPGAEGTMLYPSGTAALAGAMMSVLEPGDVLLVQDNVYEPTRSIASGLLKRWGVEARFFDPADHDAYAAAFDDRTTAVMLETPGSLTMEVPDVPRLAAIAKDKGAAVLIDNTWATGLGFPALEHGCDITITALTKHAGGHSDVMMGAASAGAKYYAKLRHTAQSLGQVVSPDDAALVARGLRTMPLRLRQSTASALKIAHWLKARAEVAHVLCPMVEGSPGHDLWARDFSGGCGLFSFVLAGHTSEQRAAFVDTLELFGIGYSWGGFESLALPFDAARIRSASAWPKPGWREEDHLGIRLAIGLEDADDLIADLDRAFATIKHS, encoded by the coding sequence ATGGGGCGCAGACCCCGACACACCCAAGGAAACCGGAGAAGCCCGCTGAGCAAGATCGACAAACCGACCGGAGCCAGCACTGCGGCCGTCCTCGCCGGGCGGCGCGAGGAGTGGACCGGCCCGGTGGTCAATCCGCCGATCTGGCGCGGCAGCACGCATCTTTACGAAAGCGAAGCCGACCGGATCGCCGCGCTGGCGCATAACGAGGACGGTCATTTCCACTATGGCCGCCGCGGCGCGCCGACCCAGTGGTCGCTGGCCGAAGCGCTGACGCAGCTGGAGCCGGGGGCCGAGGGCACCATGCTCTATCCCAGCGGCACCGCCGCGCTGGCAGGCGCGATGATGAGCGTGCTGGAGCCTGGCGACGTCCTGCTGGTGCAGGACAATGTCTACGAACCGACGCGCTCGATCGCATCCGGCCTGCTCAAGCGGTGGGGCGTGGAAGCGCGCTTCTTCGATCCCGCCGATCACGACGCCTACGCAGCCGCCTTCGACGACCGGACCACCGCGGTGATGCTGGAGACGCCCGGCAGCCTGACGATGGAAGTGCCCGACGTCCCGCGCCTTGCGGCAATCGCAAAGGATAAGGGCGCGGCCGTCCTGATCGACAATACCTGGGCCACCGGGCTGGGCTTTCCCGCGCTGGAGCATGGCTGCGACATCACCATTACCGCGCTGACCAAGCATGCGGGCGGCCATTCTGACGTGATGATGGGCGCGGCGAGCGCTGGGGCCAAGTATTACGCCAAGCTACGCCATACCGCGCAAAGCCTCGGCCAGGTGGTCTCGCCCGACGATGCCGCGCTGGTCGCCCGGGGCCTGCGCACCATGCCGCTACGCCTCAGGCAGAGCACCGCCAGCGCGCTGAAAATCGCACACTGGCTCAAAGCCCGCGCCGAGGTCGCGCATGTGCTTTGCCCGATGGTGGAAGGGTCGCCCGGCCACGATCTGTGGGCGCGCGATTTCAGCGGCGGATGCGGATTGTTCAGCTTCGTGCTGGCCGGTCACACCAGCGAACAGCGCGCCGCGTTCGTCGACACGCTGGAGCTGTTCGGCATCGGTTATAGCTGGGGCGGGTTCGAAAGCCTTGCCCTGCCCTTCGATGCCGCGCGCATCCGCAGCGCAAGCGCCTGGCCCAAGCCCGGCTGGCGCGAGGAAGATCACCTCGGCATTCGCCTCGCCATCGGGCTGGAAGATGCGGATGACCTGATCGCGGACCTTGACCGCGCCTTCGCCACGATCAAGCATAGCTGA
- a CDS encoding sulfurtransferase, whose translation MDMLVSTERLAEELAAPDLAVLDASLHLPMAERDARAEFETAHIPGARFLDLAGLHDPASALPGKVPDGERVARWLGERGIGPQTRIVLYDDSDLRSACRAWVLLDLAGLGNIAVLDGGLAKWKAEGRPLESGTPEIAAMDRPATTVRITDLRDKAAMLANLDDHREQVVDARDAGRFTGSVEDAVHGLPGGHIPGARHLFFRDVLAEDGTFRDPETLRALFDKAGLDLDRPIVATCGSGVTASVLLFALRLLGAPQTALYDGSWSEWGADPDTPKETGEAR comes from the coding sequence ATGGACATGCTCGTTTCGACCGAGCGGCTGGCCGAAGAGCTGGCCGCGCCCGACCTCGCGGTGCTCGATGCCTCGCTGCACCTGCCGATGGCCGAGCGCGATGCGCGCGCCGAATTCGAAACCGCGCATATCCCCGGCGCCCGCTTCCTCGACCTCGCCGGGCTGCACGATCCCGCCTCCGCCCTGCCCGGCAAGGTGCCCGACGGTGAACGGGTCGCGCGCTGGCTGGGCGAACGCGGTATCGGCCCGCAGACGCGGATCGTGCTGTACGACGATTCCGATCTACGCAGCGCGTGCCGGGCGTGGGTGCTGCTCGACCTCGCAGGCCTCGGCAATATCGCGGTGCTCGACGGCGGGCTGGCCAAGTGGAAGGCCGAGGGTCGGCCGCTGGAAAGCGGGACGCCCGAGATAGCCGCGATGGATCGCCCGGCGACCACGGTGCGGATCACGGACCTTCGCGACAAGGCCGCGATGCTCGCCAATCTTGACGATCACCGCGAGCAGGTGGTCGACGCGCGCGATGCTGGCCGCTTCACCGGCAGCGTCGAAGACGCCGTGCACGGCCTGCCCGGCGGGCACATTCCCGGCGCACGGCACCTGTTCTTCCGCGATGTGCTGGCGGAGGACGGCACGTTTCGCGATCCCGAGACGCTGCGCGCGCTGTTCGACAAGGCAGGGCTCGATCTCGATCGCCCGATCGTCGCCACCTGCGGCAGCGGCGTGACCGCGTCGGTCCTGCTGTTCGCGTTGCGGCTGCTCGGCGCTCCGCAGACCGCTCTCTATGACGGCAGCTGGAGCGAATGGGGCGCAGACCCCGACACACCCAAGGAAACCGGAGAAGCCCGCTGA
- the queF gene encoding preQ(1) synthase — protein sequence MSDTSNDPQTGTTPRFLGQSTGLPASPEEAELDYVPNPREGSLYMVRFSAPEFTSLCPVTGQPDFAHLVIDYAPQATIVESKSLKLFLGSFRNHCGFHEDVTVGIGQRLFDEMAPRWLRIGGYWYPRGGIPIDVFWQSGPVPEGLWVPEQGVQNYRGRG from the coding sequence ATGAGCGACACATCCAACGACCCGCAGACCGGCACCACTCCGCGCTTTCTCGGCCAATCGACCGGCCTGCCTGCAAGCCCCGAAGAAGCCGAGCTGGATTACGTGCCCAATCCGCGCGAGGGTTCGCTGTACATGGTGCGCTTCTCCGCGCCCGAATTCACCTCGCTATGCCCGGTCACCGGCCAGCCCGACTTTGCGCATCTGGTGATCGACTATGCCCCGCAGGCGACCATCGTCGAATCCAAGAGCCTCAAGCTGTTCCTCGGTTCTTTCCGCAACCATTGCGGCTTTCACGAGGATGTGACCGTGGGCATCGGCCAGCGGCTGTTCGACGAGATGGCCCCGCGCTGGCTGCGGATCGGCGGCTACTGGTATCCGCGCGGGGGCATCCCGATCGACGTGTTCTGGCAGAGCGGGCCAGTGCCCGAAGGCCTGTGGGTGCCCGAACAGGGCGTCCAGAACTATCGCGGTCGCGGCTGA
- a CDS encoding TonB-dependent receptor, whose translation MKKMRFATRVGIISLATALAAPAIAGEVGGYVVDGSDTVALRSAQVRIVELNRSATTDRDGSFLFTDVPEGEYTIEASYVGAQTVSETVSVPATGEIDVTLQLSPVDGGHEMILVVGQRANQASALNMKREADGVSDVITRDAIGQFPDQNVAESLRRVPGVNVLDDQGEGRFVSVRGLDPDLVSTSLNGVRVPSPESDVRSVALDVISSDIIESIEVKKSLTPDMDGDTIGASVEIETTSAFDRRKSLLTAKIEGSYNDYADHISPKGSVDFATRLGDNVGVSGGLSYYKRKFETDNIEADDYSDAGMIFPTEVQYRDYDVERERISASLNFDFRAGDSTKLYVRGIYSQFDDQEYRRRTTFDLGDFEDFGPTTITANGATFSDATIDDPSEPGEDLRQRIGVERDIKDRLESQKIRSIVVGGESDWGDWFAEYSGSWAKSSETEEGNVDPAEFRQRFSDDGLTLGFDYSDQRRPIYSVIADPGSFYDPSEYELNDIELTALSDAQDEEYAAKFDLGRRFAMDRGEFTVQAGFKGRWRDKTYNKEVEFYEYDGPGTFSLADVLGTQTYRITDISPVASYTGASDYFRANFDDFELQPVDSDFDSAVEDYSVSEDILAGYLLGRYDSSTLRVIGGVRFENTRNSILGNTVTLIEEDGTLPGGGTASEDTVIVSPVAFEKDYDSWLPSLNIRWEAQPNLILRLAGYKSLVRPKLSKLAPRFAVEQNDDDEREGEFGNPALDPYRAWNFDASLEYYMNSNGALTGAVFYKDIKDYIVDTVQRDGVFNGIAYDEAVIPINGDEAKVFGFEASFAQSLSFLPSPLDGLLVQANYTYTDATGTVFTDGDQTDPREIPLPATARHTFNVVLGYDKGPLDIRLAGTYRDRYLDEIADEAALDRYVDNRFQLDLSAKYKLTKNIKLFYEWVNINNAKYYAYNNFGGQRNPYQFEEYSWTMKGGVRVTF comes from the coding sequence ATGAAGAAGATGCGTTTCGCCACGCGGGTTGGCATAATTTCGCTCGCCACCGCTCTTGCCGCACCGGCAATCGCGGGTGAGGTCGGCGGCTATGTCGTCGACGGGAGCGATACGGTCGCACTGCGTTCCGCCCAGGTGCGGATCGTCGAACTCAACCGTTCCGCCACGACCGATCGCGACGGCTCGTTCCTCTTCACCGACGTTCCCGAAGGCGAATACACGATCGAGGCGAGCTATGTCGGCGCGCAGACCGTCAGCGAGACGGTCAGCGTGCCCGCGACCGGAGAGATCGACGTCACGCTGCAGCTGTCGCCGGTCGATGGCGGCCACGAGATGATCCTGGTGGTCGGGCAGCGCGCCAACCAGGCAAGCGCGCTCAACATGAAGCGCGAGGCCGACGGTGTCAGCGACGTGATCACCCGCGATGCGATCGGTCAGTTTCCCGACCAGAACGTGGCCGAATCGCTGCGCCGCGTCCCCGGCGTCAACGTGCTCGACGATCAGGGCGAAGGCCGCTTCGTGAGCGTGCGCGGGCTCGACCCCGATCTCGTCTCGACCTCGCTCAATGGCGTGCGCGTGCCGTCGCCCGAAAGCGACGTGCGCTCGGTCGCGCTCGACGTGATTTCCAGCGACATCATCGAATCGATCGAAGTGAAGAAGTCGCTGACCCCCGACATGGACGGCGACACGATCGGCGCCTCGGTCGAGATCGAGACGACCAGCGCGTTCGACCGCCGCAAGAGCCTGCTGACAGCCAAGATCGAGGGCAGCTACAACGACTACGCCGACCATATCAGCCCCAAGGGCAGCGTCGATTTCGCCACCCGGCTGGGCGACAATGTCGGCGTTTCGGGCGGCCTTTCCTATTACAAGCGCAAGTTCGAAACCGACAATATCGAGGCGGACGACTATTCGGACGCGGGGATGATCTTTCCCACCGAAGTTCAGTATCGCGACTATGACGTGGAGCGCGAGCGGATCAGCGCCTCGCTCAACTTCGATTTCCGCGCCGGCGACAGCACGAAGCTGTACGTACGCGGCATCTACAGCCAGTTCGACGACCAGGAATATCGCCGCCGCACGACCTTCGATCTCGGCGACTTCGAGGATTTCGGTCCCACCACCATCACGGCCAACGGCGCGACCTTCAGCGACGCAACCATCGACGATCCGTCCGAACCGGGCGAGGATCTGCGCCAGCGGATCGGGGTCGAGCGTGACATCAAGGATCGCCTCGAATCGCAGAAGATCCGCTCGATCGTGGTTGGCGGTGAAAGCGACTGGGGCGACTGGTTCGCGGAATATTCGGGCAGCTGGGCCAAGTCGTCCGAAACCGAGGAAGGCAACGTCGACCCGGCCGAATTCCGTCAGCGGTTCTCCGACGACGGGCTGACCCTGGGCTTCGACTATTCGGACCAGCGCCGCCCGATCTATTCGGTCATCGCCGATCCGGGCAGCTTCTACGATCCGTCCGAATATGAGCTCAACGATATCGAGCTGACCGCGCTGTCCGACGCGCAAGACGAGGAATACGCCGCCAAGTTCGACCTAGGCCGCCGCTTCGCGATGGATCGCGGGGAGTTCACGGTGCAGGCGGGCTTCAAAGGCCGCTGGCGCGACAAGACCTATAACAAGGAGGTCGAGTTCTACGAATACGACGGCCCGGGCACGTTCTCGCTGGCCGACGTTCTCGGCACCCAGACCTACCGCATCACCGACATCTCGCCGGTCGCCAGCTACACCGGGGCGAGCGACTATTTCCGCGCCAATTTCGACGATTTCGAGCTCCAGCCGGTTGATAGCGATTTCGACAGCGCGGTGGAGGATTATTCGGTCTCCGAAGACATCCTCGCCGGGTATCTGCTCGGCCGATACGACAGTTCCACCCTGCGCGTGATCGGCGGGGTGCGGTTCGAGAACACGCGCAACTCCATCCTCGGCAACACGGTGACGCTGATCGAGGAAGACGGCACGCTGCCCGGCGGCGGCACGGCGAGCGAAGACACCGTCATCGTCAGCCCGGTCGCGTTCGAGAAGGACTACGACAGCTGGCTGCCCAGCCTCAACATCCGCTGGGAAGCGCAGCCCAACCTGATCCTGCGTCTGGCCGGGTACAAGAGCTTGGTCCGCCCCAAGCTCAGCAAGCTCGCCCCGCGCTTCGCGGTCGAGCAGAACGACGATGACGAGCGTGAAGGCGAATTCGGGAACCCCGCGCTCGATCCCTATCGTGCGTGGAACTTCGACGCCTCGCTGGAATACTACATGAACAGCAATGGCGCGCTGACGGGTGCGGTATTCTACAAGGATATCAAGGACTACATCGTCGACACCGTGCAGCGGGACGGGGTCTTCAACGGCATCGCCTACGACGAGGCGGTGATCCCGATCAACGGCGACGAAGCCAAGGTCTTCGGGTTCGAAGCCAGCTTCGCCCAGTCGCTCAGCTTCCTGCCGAGCCCGCTGGATGGGCTGCTGGTCCAGGCCAACTACACCTATACCGATGCGACGGGCACGGTGTTCACCGATGGCGACCAGACCGACCCGCGCGAAATCCCGCTGCCTGCGACCGCGCGCCACACGTTCAACGTGGTGCTCGGCTACGACAAGGGGCCGCTCGATATCCGCCTGGCGGGCACCTATCGCGACCGCTATCTCGACGAGATCGCCGACGAGGCCGCGCTCGACCGGTATGTCGACAACCGCTTCCAGCTCGATCTGAGCGCGAAGTACAAGCTGACCAAGAACATCAAGCTGTTCTACGAATGGGTCAACATCAACAACGCCAAGTACTACGCCTACAACAATTTCGGCGGCCAGCGGAATCCCTACCAGTTCGAGGAATATAGCTGGACGATGAAGGGCGGCGTAAGGGTGACCTTCTGA
- a CDS encoding phytase, producing MRSKFLSTAGLALAVAGCATLPVTGDPAVSVYATAETAPVGTGNEDAADDPAIWRNQADPSKSLIIGTDKKAGLHVYNLKGEDLFFLDAGLLNNVDLVTLADGTVLVAASDRTDPDNSAIALFRLDTQSARLEPLGSVASGAGEAYGLCLWTPPFTSAGDAVVAFAVLKDGTINQVRIRDDWTGRIEHTMSVPSQAEGCVVDARNFGLYVGEENGGIWRFRVGGSDPVGELVAPIDNRMLVADVEGLALLPEGHRGGYLIASSQGDNAYAVFRLPGMEPVGRFRIAQGAVGATEETDGIDLHAGSFGPDYPAGLFVAQDGINPPYAQNFKLVSWAAILEALETSPKAD from the coding sequence ATGCGTTCTAAATTTCTCTCCACCGCTGGCCTTGCGCTGGCGGTGGCAGGTTGCGCCACCCTGCCCGTGACGGGCGATCCTGCGGTGTCGGTCTACGCCACGGCGGAGACCGCGCCGGTGGGCACCGGAAACGAGGATGCGGCGGACGATCCGGCGATCTGGCGCAACCAGGCCGACCCGTCGAAAAGCCTGATTATCGGCACCGACAAGAAAGCCGGGCTGCACGTCTACAATCTCAAGGGCGAAGACCTGTTCTTCCTCGATGCGGGCCTGCTCAACAATGTCGATCTGGTCACGCTGGCGGACGGCACGGTGCTGGTCGCGGCGAGCGACCGCACCGATCCCGACAATTCCGCGATCGCGCTGTTCCGGCTCGACACCCAGAGCGCGCGGCTCGAACCGCTGGGTTCGGTGGCAAGCGGCGCTGGGGAGGCTTACGGCCTGTGCCTGTGGACCCCGCCATTTACGAGCGCGGGCGACGCCGTGGTCGCCTTTGCCGTGCTGAAGGACGGGACGATCAATCAGGTCCGGATTCGCGACGACTGGACCGGCAGGATCGAACACACGATGAGCGTGCCCAGTCAGGCCGAAGGCTGCGTGGTCGATGCGCGTAATTTCGGACTTTATGTGGGCGAAGAAAACGGCGGCATCTGGCGCTTCCGCGTGGGCGGATCCGACCCGGTGGGCGAACTGGTCGCCCCGATCGACAACCGAATGCTGGTCGCCGATGTCGAAGGCCTCGCGCTGCTGCCCGAGGGGCACAGAGGCGGATACCTGATCGCATCCTCGCAGGGCGACAATGCTTACGCGGTGTTCCGCCTGCCCGGAATGGAGCCGGTCGGCCGTTTCCGGATCGCGCAGGGCGCAGTCGGCGCGACCGAGGAGACCGACGGGATCGATCTGCATGCCGGAAGCTTCGGCCCGGACTATCCAGCAGGCCTGTTCGTGGCGCAGGACGGCATCAATCCGCCGTACGCGCAGAACTTCAAGCTGGTTTCGTGGGCGGCCATTCTGGAAGCGCTGGAGACGTCGCCGAAGGCCGACTGA
- a CDS encoding TM2 domain-containing protein, with protein sequence MDQNLRTQLQYDARKKSVAAAYILWLFLGSFGAHRFYLGRTGSGAAQLALLLLGWIPFFLGWFVLSVWWLVDAFLIPGQAEQSNLQTLDRLSSEASLPAIPA encoded by the coding sequence GTGGATCAGAACCTTCGTACGCAACTGCAATACGACGCCCGGAAGAAGTCCGTCGCGGCGGCCTATATTCTGTGGCTGTTCCTCGGTTCATTCGGCGCGCACAGGTTCTATCTCGGCCGTACGGGCAGCGGAGCTGCGCAGCTGGCGCTGTTGCTGCTGGGCTGGATTCCGTTTTTCCTTGGCTGGTTCGTGCTGAGCGTGTGGTGGCTGGTCGATGCTTTCCTGATCCCGGGCCAAGCCGAACAGAGCAACCTGCAGACGCTCGACCGATTGAGCAGCGAAGCATCGCTGCCTGCGATCCCCGCCTGA